The Nitrososphaerales archaeon genomic interval GCGGGAACTGCTATCACATGCAAAAATATTACATCTGAATTCAGTTTCTTTGCCAGATCTATGCCTCTAGAAGCCGATGTGAAGGGATATTTGGAACCGTCAATCGATACGAGGATTTTTGAGGAATGCACTTTTTTATGTTTACAATTAAGTGAAGTTAATATCTACTTCTATAGCACCATATCTTTACTATCGGTAGATGCATTGCACACAGCTGCAAACCAACTTTACTTATACTCATTAAAGTATTACAATAAGTAATGAGTAAGGCCCTCGGAAAGGAAGCCATGCTTTATGTCAAGGAGGACAGTAGAGCCAAGTGTACTGCATGTGCTAGATACTGTTCAATACCAGTGGGCAAAATCGGTTTGTGCGGCATAAGGGGTAATGTTGATGGAAAATTATACCTGTTTGTTTACGGCAAGGTTATTGCGGGTATTGTAGATCCCATAGAGAAGAAGCCAGTCGCACACTACATGCCAGGAACCCGGGTCTTCTCAATTGCAACAACGGGTTGCAACTGGTTATGCCGGTACTGTCAAAACTATGATATTAGTCAGAGGAGAAAGATCGAAGGCACGGATGTGACCCCTGATGAAGTTGTTGAGACGGCGAAGCATAACGGATGTGACGGGATTGCATATACGTATAACGAACCGTCCATCTTTATGGAGTTCGCCCGGGACTGCGGTGTTCTAGCTAGTAAGAACGGATTGTTTAATGTGTTTGTCTCAAACGGTTATGGTACTCCTGAAAGCGTTAAGATGATGAGCGAGTTTCTTGACTGCATAACTGTCGATTTCAAGGGAAACGCCGAACCAAAGTTTATGAGAAGGTACATAGGTGTACCCGATCCGCAGCCTATTTTTGATACATTGCGTGAAATAAGGGATAAAACCAAAGTTCATGTGGAAATTACCGATCTAATAGTGCCGCAAGTAGGCGATAACCTTGACGCCGCTAGAAAACTTTCAAGGTTCATTTATAATGAGTTTGGTCCCGATATGCCCATACACTTCCTTAGATTCCATCCAGATTACAAGATGATGAACTTTCCCTCAACTCCTGTAGAAACGCTGGAAAGGCACTGTGAGGTGGCTAGGAAGGAAGGGTTGAAGTACGTTTACGTAGGCAATGTTCTGGGACATCGGTGGGAGCATACCTACTGTCCTGAATGCAAGAAAATCGCAGTAGGTAGGTTCGGTGTAAGCATAACAGAATGGAATCTGGACGAAAATAATTGCTGTAATACATGCGGCTATCCAATTCCCATTATAGGTAAGTTGAAGAAGCCGTTATTCAGCTCTTGGTTCCAAGGAGCTCGGTAATGGTTATGTGAATTAAGAATGATATTCAAATCCCGCTTTCTATGTAGCATCACGTTCTCCGGCCGTTAGTATTTCCTCTCTTATTTCGTCAGATGTTTTACCCCATCTAAGATGTCTTGCCAAATTAGTTGCTGTTATGATACCTGCTATCATTCCTTCGCTCTCAACAAGAATGCGATGGATCCTAGAGTAATGCATTATACGCGCTACTTCGATAGAAACGTCGTTAAACAGAGACTATAGAGTGTGACATTATCGATTGCAACTGTACTTGTTCACTAGAAGATTCTTAGCACATACACAACGAACCAGATCCCTTTCAGCAATAATACCCATAGGCTTGTCATCCTTAACTACCATGAGGCATCCTCAGTAG includes:
- the amrS gene encoding AmmeMemoRadiSam system radical SAM enzyme; its protein translation is MSKALGKEAMLYVKEDSRAKCTACARYCSIPVGKIGLCGIRGNVDGKLYLFVYGKVIAGIVDPIEKKPVAHYMPGTRVFSIATTGCNWLCRYCQNYDISQRRKIEGTDVTPDEVVETAKHNGCDGIAYTYNEPSIFMEFARDCGVLASKNGLFNVFVSNGYGTPESVKMMSEFLDCITVDFKGNAEPKFMRRYIGVPDPQPIFDTLREIRDKTKVHVEITDLIVPQVGDNLDAARKLSRFIYNEFGPDMPIHFLRFHPDYKMMNFPSTPVETLERHCEVARKEGLKYVYVGNVLGHRWEHTYCPECKKIAVGRFGVSITEWNLDENNCCNTCGYPIPIIGKLKKPLFSSWFQGAR